Proteins encoded by one window of Lathyrus oleraceus cultivar Zhongwan6 chromosome 1, CAAS_Psat_ZW6_1.0, whole genome shotgun sequence:
- the LOC127118096 gene encoding transcription factor RAX2 encodes MGRAPCCDKSKVKRGSWSQEEDAILKNYLHKHGTAGNWIALPQKAGLKRCGKSCRLRWLNYLRPNIKLGGFTEEEDNIIFNLYSTIGSRWSLIAAQLAGRTDNDVKNHWNTKLKKRFLAQNSSTSNNIYTFSNTTTTSSDHFSSTLTFQPQVEQPFVFDQNMNTSCFDSYNVMDLDQTPIGIPLPMTMKSEALYVGSSFSSSCSTTPTTMEISSFSSAPFLEDKNNHSQWFGNDHDDAILLEFVLDDFLNHGPSSG; translated from the exons ATGGGAAGAGCTCCATGTTGTGATAAATCAAAAGTGAAAAGAGGATCATGGTCTCAAGAAGAAGATGCTATTCTCAAAAACTACCTTCACAAACATGGCACAGCTGGTAATTGGATAGCACTTCCTCAAAAAGCAG GGCTAAAGCGTTGTGGAAAAAGTTGTCGTTTAAGATGGTTGAACTACTTGAGGCCTAATATCAAGCTTGGAGGTTTCACTGAGGAGGAAGATAATATTATCTTCAACCTTTATAGCACCATAGGAAGCAG GTGGTCCCTTATAGCAGCTCAACTAGCAGGAAGAACAGATAATGATGTGAAGAATCATTGGAACACTAAACTCAAGAAAAGGTTTTTGGCACAAAACTCATCCACAAGCAACAATATATACACTTTCAGCAATACTACTACTACTAGTTCTGACCACTTCTCAAGTACTTTGACTTTTCAACCTCAAGTTGAACAACCCTTTGTCTTTGATCAAAACATGAACACATCTTGTTTTGATTCATACAATGTTATGGATTTGGATCAAACACCAATTGGTATTCCTTTACCAATGACAATGAAATCAGAAGCTTTGTATGTTGGAAGTAGCTTTAGTAGTAGCTGTAGTACTACACCAACCACCATGGAAATTTCAAGTTTTTCAAGTGCACCTTTCTTAGAAGATAAGAACAATCATAGTCAATGGTTTGGAAATGACCATGATGATGCAATTCTCCTTGAgtttgttcttgatgatttttTAAACCATGGACCCTCATCGGGTTAA
- the LOC127118111 gene encoding probable LRR receptor-like serine/threonine-protein kinase At4g29180 isoform X1 yields the protein MANSFGFFLFLVLFFAVTVLVHAQQQTGFISIDCGSSENLYTDDVTKIKYSSDGSYIQTGVNRNISIEYAYPANPTLPLPLSDLKSFPQGDRNCYQLITGRKGSLYLIRASFLYGNYDGENKLPEFDLYVGVNFWSSVKFKNASEQVTLEIISMAQSEEINVCLVNKGKGIPFISGLELRPISNSIYNTEFGDSASLLLFKRWDFGSTNGSGRYEDDVYDRIWFPFTSSSWKSLNSSAVVDVNGDGYKVPSEVIRTCSTPKNENGSLEFSWTSNDPNTKFYVYLYFAEVERLQRSQLRKFSVSWNGSPLITSIVPKYWQATSLFNSKSLVAKEHRISIQKTEDSMLPPILNAVEIYVARQLDALPTFEEDVEAIKSVKESYRVQRDWVGDPCEPKNYTWEGLKCNYSTSLPPRIVSLNLSRSSLSGIITPAISNLTFLESLDLCNNSLTGSIPQFLEELRSLKYLNLRGNQLSGFVSTTLLERSKKGLLTLRVDDQNLSGSSKKKKVIAPVVASVTSVLVLLVIAILYWKLRRRNEQSEDEMNMLSKSVGTVVSKKLQYTYAEVLSITSNFELVIGRGGFGSVYSGQMKDGNKVAVKMLSATSAQGPKEFQTEAELLMTVHHKNLVSFIGYCDEGDKMALIYEYLANGNLKENLSEKSSHCLSWERRIQIAIDAAEGLDYLHHGCKPPIIHRDVKSANILLSEDLEAKIADFGLSKVFKNSDSGNSESAIIHVDDKNEKSTIMGTMGYLDPEYYKLRNLNEKSDIYSYGIVLLELITGLPAVIKGKPSIHILEFVRPHLGKCDLSKIIDPRLQGQFDEDSVWKVLGLAISCTASTSFHRPTMNVVLSELKQCVKMECPSDMEIFEPPRHISSEYYSSSDAFNSMEGESMTYPFPR from the exons ATGGCTAATTCATTTGGTTTCTTTCTGTTTCTGGTTTTGTTTTTTGCTGTTACAGTTTTAGTTCACGCACAACAACAAACAG GTTTCATAAGCATTGATTGTGGCAGTTCAGAGAATTTGTACACAGATGATGTAACAAAAATAAAATACAGTTCAGATGGATCATACATACAAACAGGAGTTAACAGAAACATTTCTATTGAATATGCATATCCAGCCAATCCAACTCTACCATTACCACTCTCGGATCTCAAAAGTTTTCCTCAAGGAGACCGAAACTGTTACCAATTAATCACCGGAAGAAAAGGAAGTTTATATTTAATAAGAGCTTCTTTCTTGTATGGAAACTACGACGGCGAAAACAAATTACCAGAATTTGATCTCTATGTTGGTGTAAATTTCTGGTCATCAGTGAAATTTAAGAATGCTTCAGAACAAGTTACATTGGAAATAATCAGCATGGCACAATCTGAAGAAATAAATGTTTGTCTTGTGAATAAAGGAAAGGGAATTCCGTTTATCTCAGGGTTGGAACTTAGACCGATTAGTAATTCTATTTACAACACTGAGTTTGGAGATTCTGCTTCACTTTTACTTTTCAAAAGATGGGATTTTGGTTCAACCAATGGAAGTGGTAGATATGAAGATGATGTTTATGATAGAATTTGGTTTCCTTTTACTTCCTCATCATGGAAATCTCTCAACAGTTCTGCAGTCGTTGATGTTAATGGAGATGGATATAAAGTACCATCTGAAGTTATAAGAACCTGTTCTACACCGAAGAATGAGAATGGTTCATTGGAATTTTCTTGGACTTCAAATGATCCTAATACGAAATTTTATGTCTACTTGTACTTTGCTGAAGTGGAGAGACTTCAGAGATCTCAACTGAGAAAATTCAGTGTTTCTTGGAATGGTTCTCCTTTGATTACATCAATAGTCCCAAAATACTGGCAAGCTACCTCTCTTTTTAATTCAAAGTCCTTGGTCGCAAAAGAACATCGAATTTCGATACAGAAAACCGAAGATTCGATGCTTCCACCTATTCTTAATGCGGTGGAGATTTATGTAGCTAGACAATTGGATGCACTTCCAACATTTGAAGAAGATG TTGAAGCTATAAAGAGTGTAAAAGAAAGTTATAGAGTTCAAAGAGATTGGGTTGGTGATCCATGTGAGCCAAAGAACTACACTTGGGAAGGCTTAAAGTGCAACTACAGCACTTCACTTCCTCCAAGAATTGTATCACT GAATCTAAGCAGAAGCAGTCTGAGTGGAATAATAACTCCTGCCATTTCCAATTTGACTTTCTTGGAATCTTT GGATTTATGTAACAATAGCTTAACCGGATCAATACCTCAGTTCTTGGAAGAATTGAGATCCCTTAAATATTT GAATTTAAGGGGCAACCAACTTTCAGGTTTTGTTTCTACCACTCTCCTAGAAAGATCAAAGAAGGGATTACTTACTTTGAG GGTGGATGATCAAAATCTCTCTGGTTCAAGTAAAAAGAAGAAGGTAATTGCTCCCGTTGTTGCATCAGTCACGTCAGTTTTAGTTCTACTAGTCATTGCCATTCTCTATTGGAAGCTTAGAAGAAGAAATGAACAATCAG aGGATGAGATGAATATGCTCAGCAAAAGTGTAGGAACTGTAGTATCAAAGAAGTTACAATACACATATGCTGAGGTGTTGTCCATTACCAGCAACTTTGAGTTGGTCATTGGGAGGGGGGGATTTGGAAGTGTTTATAGTGGTCAGATGAAAGATGGCAATAAAGTCGCAGTCAAGATGCTTTCCGCGACTTCAGCTCAGGGCCCGAAGGAATTTCAAACTGAG GCTGAACTTTTGATGACAGTTCATCACAAAAATTTAGTATCCTTCATTGGCTATTGTGATGAAGGTGACAAGATGGCACTCATATATGAGTACTTGGCTAATGGCAACCTAAAAGAAAATCTCTCAG AAAAAAgttcacattgcttgagttgggAAAGGAGAATTCAAATAGCAATCGATGCTGCAGAGG GATTGGATTATCTACACCATGGATGCAAGCCACCTATAATACACAGAGATGTAAAATCAGCTAACATTCTTCTAAGTGAAGACTTAGAAGCTAAGATAGCAGATTTTGGACTCTCTAAGGTGTTTAAGAATAGTGATAGTGGAAATTCAGAATCTGCAATTATTCATGTTGatgataaaaatgaaaaatcTACAATCATGGGAACAATGGGCTACCTTGATCCAGA GTACTACAAATTAAGGAACTTGAATGAAAAAAGTGACATCTATAGTTATGGAATTGTACTATTGGAATTGATCACCGGTCTCCCTGCAGTGATTAAAGGAAAGCCATCAATTCACATACTTGAGTTTGTAAGACCACATCTTGGAAAATGTGATTTAAGCAAAATTATAGATCCAAGACTCCAAGGACAGTTTGATGAAGATTCAGTATGGAAAGTTTTGGGACTAGCAATTTCTTGCACTGCATCAACCTCATTTCATAGACCAACAATGAATGTTGTGTTATCTGAGCTTAAACAGTGTGTTAAAATGGAGTGTCCTAGTGATATGGAAATATTTGAGCCACCAAGACATATTTCCAGTGAATATTATAGTTCATCTGATGCTTTTAATTCCATGGAGGGTGAATCTATGACATACCCTTTCCCAAGGTAA
- the LOC127118111 gene encoding probable LRR receptor-like serine/threonine-protein kinase At4g29180 isoform X2, with translation MAQSEEINVCLVNKGKGIPFISGLELRPISNSIYNTEFGDSASLLLFKRWDFGSTNGSGRYEDDVYDRIWFPFTSSSWKSLNSSAVVDVNGDGYKVPSEVIRTCSTPKNENGSLEFSWTSNDPNTKFYVYLYFAEVERLQRSQLRKFSVSWNGSPLITSIVPKYWQATSLFNSKSLVAKEHRISIQKTEDSMLPPILNAVEIYVARQLDALPTFEEDVEAIKSVKESYRVQRDWVGDPCEPKNYTWEGLKCNYSTSLPPRIVSLNLSRSSLSGIITPAISNLTFLESLDLCNNSLTGSIPQFLEELRSLKYLNLRGNQLSGFVSTTLLERSKKGLLTLRVDDQNLSGSSKKKKVIAPVVASVTSVLVLLVIAILYWKLRRRNEQSEDEMNMLSKSVGTVVSKKLQYTYAEVLSITSNFELVIGRGGFGSVYSGQMKDGNKVAVKMLSATSAQGPKEFQTEAELLMTVHHKNLVSFIGYCDEGDKMALIYEYLANGNLKENLSEKSSHCLSWERRIQIAIDAAEGLDYLHHGCKPPIIHRDVKSANILLSEDLEAKIADFGLSKVFKNSDSGNSESAIIHVDDKNEKSTIMGTMGYLDPEYYKLRNLNEKSDIYSYGIVLLELITGLPAVIKGKPSIHILEFVRPHLGKCDLSKIIDPRLQGQFDEDSVWKVLGLAISCTASTSFHRPTMNVVLSELKQCVKMECPSDMEIFEPPRHISSEYYSSSDAFNSMEGESMTYPFPR, from the exons ATGGCACAATCTGAAGAAATAAATGTTTGTCTTGTGAATAAAGGAAAGGGAATTCCGTTTATCTCAGGGTTGGAACTTAGACCGATTAGTAATTCTATTTACAACACTGAGTTTGGAGATTCTGCTTCACTTTTACTTTTCAAAAGATGGGATTTTGGTTCAACCAATGGAAGTGGTAGATATGAAGATGATGTTTATGATAGAATTTGGTTTCCTTTTACTTCCTCATCATGGAAATCTCTCAACAGTTCTGCAGTCGTTGATGTTAATGGAGATGGATATAAAGTACCATCTGAAGTTATAAGAACCTGTTCTACACCGAAGAATGAGAATGGTTCATTGGAATTTTCTTGGACTTCAAATGATCCTAATACGAAATTTTATGTCTACTTGTACTTTGCTGAAGTGGAGAGACTTCAGAGATCTCAACTGAGAAAATTCAGTGTTTCTTGGAATGGTTCTCCTTTGATTACATCAATAGTCCCAAAATACTGGCAAGCTACCTCTCTTTTTAATTCAAAGTCCTTGGTCGCAAAAGAACATCGAATTTCGATACAGAAAACCGAAGATTCGATGCTTCCACCTATTCTTAATGCGGTGGAGATTTATGTAGCTAGACAATTGGATGCACTTCCAACATTTGAAGAAGATG TTGAAGCTATAAAGAGTGTAAAAGAAAGTTATAGAGTTCAAAGAGATTGGGTTGGTGATCCATGTGAGCCAAAGAACTACACTTGGGAAGGCTTAAAGTGCAACTACAGCACTTCACTTCCTCCAAGAATTGTATCACT GAATCTAAGCAGAAGCAGTCTGAGTGGAATAATAACTCCTGCCATTTCCAATTTGACTTTCTTGGAATCTTT GGATTTATGTAACAATAGCTTAACCGGATCAATACCTCAGTTCTTGGAAGAATTGAGATCCCTTAAATATTT GAATTTAAGGGGCAACCAACTTTCAGGTTTTGTTTCTACCACTCTCCTAGAAAGATCAAAGAAGGGATTACTTACTTTGAG GGTGGATGATCAAAATCTCTCTGGTTCAAGTAAAAAGAAGAAGGTAATTGCTCCCGTTGTTGCATCAGTCACGTCAGTTTTAGTTCTACTAGTCATTGCCATTCTCTATTGGAAGCTTAGAAGAAGAAATGAACAATCAG aGGATGAGATGAATATGCTCAGCAAAAGTGTAGGAACTGTAGTATCAAAGAAGTTACAATACACATATGCTGAGGTGTTGTCCATTACCAGCAACTTTGAGTTGGTCATTGGGAGGGGGGGATTTGGAAGTGTTTATAGTGGTCAGATGAAAGATGGCAATAAAGTCGCAGTCAAGATGCTTTCCGCGACTTCAGCTCAGGGCCCGAAGGAATTTCAAACTGAG GCTGAACTTTTGATGACAGTTCATCACAAAAATTTAGTATCCTTCATTGGCTATTGTGATGAAGGTGACAAGATGGCACTCATATATGAGTACTTGGCTAATGGCAACCTAAAAGAAAATCTCTCAG AAAAAAgttcacattgcttgagttgggAAAGGAGAATTCAAATAGCAATCGATGCTGCAGAGG GATTGGATTATCTACACCATGGATGCAAGCCACCTATAATACACAGAGATGTAAAATCAGCTAACATTCTTCTAAGTGAAGACTTAGAAGCTAAGATAGCAGATTTTGGACTCTCTAAGGTGTTTAAGAATAGTGATAGTGGAAATTCAGAATCTGCAATTATTCATGTTGatgataaaaatgaaaaatcTACAATCATGGGAACAATGGGCTACCTTGATCCAGA GTACTACAAATTAAGGAACTTGAATGAAAAAAGTGACATCTATAGTTATGGAATTGTACTATTGGAATTGATCACCGGTCTCCCTGCAGTGATTAAAGGAAAGCCATCAATTCACATACTTGAGTTTGTAAGACCACATCTTGGAAAATGTGATTTAAGCAAAATTATAGATCCAAGACTCCAAGGACAGTTTGATGAAGATTCAGTATGGAAAGTTTTGGGACTAGCAATTTCTTGCACTGCATCAACCTCATTTCATAGACCAACAATGAATGTTGTGTTATCTGAGCTTAAACAGTGTGTTAAAATGGAGTGTCCTAGTGATATGGAAATATTTGAGCCACCAAGACATATTTCCAGTGAATATTATAGTTCATCTGATGCTTTTAATTCCATGGAGGGTGAATCTATGACATACCCTTTCCCAAGGTAA